The region NNNNNNNNNNNNNNNNNNNNNNNNNNNNNNNNNNNNNNNNNCGTGCAAGCTATTTGCTTATAGAAATCCATTTCAAAAACATTCAAAATGACAACATTTCACCAATCACAGTGTTGCTCTTATGATAGTTCATATGCATTCATGACATAGCCTCAAAGCAGTATAACTATAACAAGAAGTCAATTATAGAATGTTTGGATCAGACAGCTCCACCATGATAACAGTCAGCAGAGAACCGAGCGCTCGGTTTGCTAGACCACACGGTCGTAAGCTCACCCACCCACGTGGGATCCGCGAGGGTGTCACACTTCTACCTGCAACGTACAGTCGAGGGAAGGAACTTCACCCTTTAATCATGTTTTTATGATAACAGACAGCATACTGTTACTGAGTAGGTCATGTGGAATCAAGTAGGCACCACCCTTACAATAACAACAATGTGCTTTGCATTTTCTGAAATCAGGGTTAAAGCATTAACTGACTTACCCACCTGAATCTCTTCTTATTGCTTAAAACCCAAGAGTAACCAAAGAGCAGTTTTTACAGGAGGGGGCGGGCTAGCTATATCACCCCTCAGACAACAAGTTTACTGAGCCAAACATCAACATGCCGCTTGTCCTCATCTCTAAACCTACCTCAAGCACGGCGTCGTCCCTGCAGCACTTCATCGTGGCCTCCAAAGAGGAAGAAGCTTTGCGAAAGACCACCGAGTTAACTGGCAGATTGAAAAGCAGGGTAATGAACTGTAAATGAGGCATGTGCTCCTCATTAACAATTCACTGCAGAAACTTTTAAAAGGATAGGATGATCATGCGCCTTATTTGCCATTGGGCATATTACAATCCCATAATTTTTGTCAAACTTAGCCATCCCATCAAATCACTCAAAATTTTGCCAATACCAGGCCCTGTACATCACCTTGATGAATTCTGGGATCAGGTAAAGATTGCATAACCACTTCAGAGTAAAATGGCAATTAATTGAATATCCAACAAACAATGCAACCTTAAGGCTTTGACAATGTAGCATCCAACTTGTCTGCAATCATAGCAATCCATGCCTGCAAGGAAGATCATTGGATGACGAGTAATTCTCTAGCAAATTCATTATTCAATGTGTGGTGCTCTTTAGCTTGTAAGTTAGGGATGGGAGCTACATAGTTTATTAGGAGAGATTATGAATTCAAGTATTCaacacaaaaaatacaaaaatatcatATTGAAAGAAACAATATACCTGATCAAGATTAGTGAACCCCCTTATAGTGTCACCACCAATAACTGCAATTCCTTCATCGCCAATTGGCTGCAATATTAGGGCCTGTAGAGCAGAGAAGATGTTAAACACTGTGCATTCCTATTTTAAGATAAACAAATGATTTATATTTTGAATTCAATCATTTGTAAACATGACGTGGAGATTTTTTTTCTCAAATGATACTGTGAGATACGACAATTTAAAATCGTCTGAATGCATGCTGACATAGAATAATTTATCGAAAATGAAATGAATTAGCACCTGCGTGTTAGTTGGTAGAAATGGCAGCTCAGTTCTTCCAGGATATAAAGCAAGATTTGCTAGATAAGATTCTGcaaagaagaccacgatgaaatttCTGAAAACAGACATATAAGCTTCTGAATAACAAGCGGCACTCACGCTTCTTGGATTCCATGGCACTCTTGTAAAGGGAACCTTGCATGAACTTCTGCGCATCCACATTAACAGCATTACCATCTTCTGGAGAGGCAGCAGCAACCCCAACTTGAAGTTTGCAATTACCTCCATACACAACAACCAATGATTTGCAACAAGTTGCAGCCGTCAAGGAATCACATGTCCTATTTATAAGAAAATAGGTTTTACCTAACTTCACAACAAAAATTCCTTCACACAAAATAAATACTCGACGTGAAAATGTGGATACGCAGAACTTGATGAGATTGTTTGGTTCAAATTCTGATGAAGTCAGCCTCCCAACAGAAAATCTGTTTGTTTCTTGTGAGATGAAAAGAGTTTTTTTTTTAATCAAAGTAAAATCAAACCATAAACTGCGCAAATTAGAATATAATTACCAAAGTAGTTCACGAAGAGCAGAACTTGATACATCCTCATCTACTCGCTTACAATCGACGCCACGAGGAGCGACCTAGCATCATTTAACATGGAGAAATCACTATACTAATTAAGTCTAGGAATCCCACTATGAGACAGATCATACTATAAGATGCATAATTCTCACCGGAGAAATGGTTTTTGGGCGGATTGACAGCCAAACAAGGCCGGCAAGGATATCAGTTACAGAGAGCGCCAAGGTGAGTATGTCGGCCCTCGACTGCGAACTGTTTGGAGAACAAACATAGACCAAATGAGCAATATTGGGGATCTACGAAGACCGAGGACAGAACGGAACTGCAAGCACAAAGAAGAGAGAGCAATTTGGTAGTGCAGGGAGACCTGGAGGCGTCGGAGACGGCGGCGATGCCGGAAACGGCACGGTTGAGGAGGACGGCGAGGAGTGACGCGCCGCCGACGAGGATGGGGAGGGCGCGGACAAGCGTGTCGTTGCTCCGGACCCAGTCCCCCACCCACTCCTGCCGCTGCTGCATTGCCCTGCTGCACACCCTGTCCCCTCGCTGCGGATAAGAAGCGAAGAATTTACCCAGCGTCGGTCAATGGGGGCAAGGAGAGACAAAGGGAGGGCGGCACCCACGCTTGGCAGACGAGGCTGCGGCGGGAGGAATGTTATGGAGggaagccggcggcggcggcgctgggaggaggccggccggggtGTCGATGGGAGCGGAGAGAAGGTACGGCTtctcagcaggttcatctccaTGTGGCTCTGCTCGATCAGAATCCAGTGGAGTTTGCTCCCGAATGTCTTTGGTATGAGACAGTGGCGGATCTAGGATGGTACACCTAAAAAAAACAACTGACAACAAATATTACATGTGAATTTTCTAATTAATTTACCAATAACAcataaaaaatatatcaatatggtCTTACAGACATGCTAAAATTCTTAAGTACTAGACAATTTGCATGCTTTCTGAATATGGAACTGGATTATATTCAGATTGTAGCTTAGAGGTCCAATATGTTCAGATATTTCAAACAGTGCTTGTTTAACATGGAAGTGATGCATCATTCATCTTTGTTACTGAAATGGGGGGCGGAGAGGATGGCTGAGGACCAAAGAATTGACGTCTAAGACATTGAATAATTTCTCATGCCTTGAGGTGTACTTGGATGTTCTCAGTGTGCTACTCCGTTCACTTGTACGTGCTGAGATAAGGTCCGGCCAAGAGGCTAATAACATTGCTGGATGAGCTTAAGAATGAGGTACTATCTCAAACTGGAAACATTTATTATATCCATGAGAAGATGTAAGTTTGACTGAGCTAAAGAGCATTTTACAGATGGAACATTCTTGTGACTATTTCAATCTGAATGAACTTTGTCCAGTCCATTTGGCATGCGGAATGGTTCCCTCACCTCATTTACTTATATTATGGGCAATTGGGCACTATCAGGTATGAATGAGTGAAATTAGAGCAGCAGAAAATCTGCTAGACTCACTACGATCAAGTTCAGATATGTCAATGGTTCTCTTTTACTGACATGGGGAATGGAGAGGGTGGACTGAGGACCGTACCTGCCTCCGGTCTCCGGACAAATCGGGGCGGCTGACGGCCTGAGCGAACTGCGCGGCTGGGCACGCCAGCCTGCTGCGGACTGCACACTGTCGCGGTGGCGATAGGGGCCGGCGAGGGCGCGAGGCGAGCGGCTGCCGGCAGTCCTGTGCGTGAGTAGGCCGGCCGCCGGTGCGTAGCTGGACGTGGAACGGCCGCGGCCGGTCGTTCCATTGGGTGCTGGATTTGATGGTACTGCGGAGGGACGTCGTTGCACGTCGGCCGTTCCTTGTGCATCCGACGACAGACAGGACAGCAGCTCGAACCCGTGGAAAGGACACGTTTCTGTCCATCTCCTCAAGATATTGCTGAAGCGGATGTAGTAACTGCGATTGATCAAACTGAAGTCATTAGCTTCGATTCGAACTTGATAAAGCGTTCCCTGctcatttttaaaaaaaaaactgcagAGTTATATTGCCTGCCATTCAGCTGTTTAGTTCTTGCAGCATTCAACAATCTGTTATTCACTTGTTTAATTCTTGGAAACAGTTCAACATTTTGCTATTCTATTCTGTTTAGGCCTTGGCAACAGTTCTATTAAGTTTTGTTCAACTCATACACATTCACAACTTGTCAGTTCTGCACATTCCTCCGCGTGCACAAATTTCCTGTTCATTTTTGGGCATGCACAAGTTTACTAGAACACTCATTCAGGCAAGTACCAACTAGAACTCTTATTCGGTTATTCACATTCAGTATTTTGTAACAATCCCAGTGTAACATTCGTTCACACTTTCCACCCTCAGTTCAATTCAGTCATAACACAAGAACACTCGTATGCAAAAGAACACCCAATTCTGTTCAACTCTGCACATGCACAGGAACACTCACTGAAAACTTATTCTGTCATAACACTCAATGAAGCACTGGAATATTTTGTCATTTAAACAGTTAAATTATATACAAGTAGCAACCGACATTCTCATTCAGTCATAACATTCAATCACAACAACACTATAGAGTGATTTCAAATTATTATTTTTTCGCCATGCAAAAATCAATTAAAATCAACACTCCCTGCACTTTACATGATTTGGACACTGCTTGCTCTCAGCGTCTTGTCTGCCGGCGATGGCATAGGCATCATCGGCCCACTTGAATATGAACCGGATCCGTGCTCTTCCTCTTGGATGACGCGTCCAGTGTGCGCCAGGGCGGCGAGCCGGCGAAGACGCAGAGCAAGAGCACGTCGGTAGCGCACGGTGGTAGGACGGTGAAAGTCTTCCTCTCCATTCGAGGATGCGTGTGTGGTGAGGAGATAAAAAAAAAAGGTGGGCCCCAGCAAATTTAGTGGGATGCTGCAGTGCAGAGTAGAGAGTCAAAGAGCAGGGCGTGGCAAACTCTCCCAGCCGACGAACTCATCTCCAAGCCTCAGCCATGGCCACGGAGCCGCGCTCAACGCCGCacctcctcgtcgtccccttcccGGCGCAGGGCCACGCGCTGCCGCTGCTCGACCTGGCCGCGCTGCTCGCGTCCCGCGGCCTCCGCCTCACCGTCGTCACCACGCCCGCCAACGCGCCGCTCCTCTCCCCTCTCCTCGCCGCCCACCCCGGCTCCGTCCAGCCCCTCGTCCTCCCCTTCCCCGCGCACCCCTCCCTCCCGCCGGGCCTCGAGAACACCAGGAGCTGCCCGCCCTCCTACTTCCCCGTCTTCATCCACGCGCTCGCCGCGCTCCGCCAGCCCGTCCTCGCGTGGGCCAGGTCGAACTCGCACCCCGTCGTCGCCGTCGTGTCCGACTTCTTCTGCGGGTGGACGCAGCCCCTCGCGGCGGAGCTCGGCGTGCCCAGGATCGTCTTCTCGCCCTCGGGCGTCCTCGGCACCGCCGTCCCGCACTCTCTGTTCCGTCGGCTGGTCAAGCGGCCGTCGGATGCCGATGACGGGTTCGGCGTTTCGTTCCCGGCGATTCCCGGCGAGCCGGGGTTCCAGTGGAGAGAGCTTTCCGGGATGTACAGGGGCTACATGGAAGGCAAGGTGGAGGAGCAGGTCGGCGAGGCCGTGAGGCAGAACTTCCTCTGGAATCTGGAGAGCTGGGGGTTTgtgtcgaacaccttccgtgcgcTCGAGGGGAGGTACCTGGAGTCGCCGCTCGAGGACCTGGGGTTCAAGCGCGTGTGGGCGGTGGGTCCGCTAGCGCCGGAGACGAGCAGCTCCGGAGATCGTGGCGGCGAGGCGGCTcttgtcgccggcgatctcgggccgTGGCTGGACGGCTTCCCGCAAGGCTCGGTCGTGTACGTGTGCTTCGGCAGCCAGGCGGTGCTGACCCCGGCCGTGGCGACGGCCCTAGCCGAGGCGCTGGAGCGGAGCGCCGTCCCGTTCCTGTGGGCCGCGGGCGACGGCGCGGTGCTCCCGGAAGGGTTCGAGGCCCGCGcgtcggcggcgaggcgcgggctgGTGGTGCGCGGGTGGGCGCCGCAGGTGGCCATCCTGCGGCACGCGGCGGTGGGGTGGTTCATGACGCACTGCGGCTGGAACTCGGTGctggagtcggcggcggcgggcgtgccCATGCTGGCGTGGCCGATGACGGCGGACCAGTTCGTGAACGCGCGGCTGCTCGAGGACGAAGCGCGCGTCGCGGTGCGCGCGTGCGCGGGCGGGATCGGCGTGGCCCCGGACGCCGGCGAGCTCGCGGCCGTGCTGGCCGGCGCTGTCGGGGAGGGAGGGAGCGCCGCGCGGGCGCGCGCCAAGGAGCTCGCGGCGGAAGCAGCCGGCGCGACCAAGGAAGGCGGGAGCTCGCGCGAGGATCTGGAGCGGCTGGTGCTAGAGATTCAGAAGCTTTGAGCCTTTGAACGTGGCGCGATAGATTTTGAAGAACATTCACGGAGTTGTTTCTGCTATCCACTCGGTATACATGGCTCAGTTTCCTGCTCCCTCCGTCCGTAAGTAAGACGTTTTTTTGAcactacattatgggacagagggcatAGATTTTTTTGGCAAACTTTTTTCCCTGCAGCTATGCCGTTTATATGATATGAA is a window of Triticum dicoccoides isolate Atlit2015 ecotype Zavitan chromosome 2B, WEW_v2.0, whole genome shotgun sequence DNA encoding:
- the LOC119368585 gene encoding flavonol 3-O-glucosyltransferase UGT89B1-like, with the translated sequence MATEPRSTPHLLVVPFPAQGHALPLLDLAALLASRGLRLTVVTTPANAPLLSPLLAAHPGSVQPLVLPFPAHPSLPPGLENTRSCPPSYFPVFIHALAALRQPVLAWARSNSHPVVAVVSDFFCGWTQPLAAELGVPRIVFSPSGVLGTAVPHSLFRRLVKRPSDADDGFGVSFPAIPGEPGFQWRELSGMYRGYMEGKVEEQVGEAVRQNFLWNLESWGFVSNTFRALEGRYLESPLEDLGFKRVWAVGPLAPETSSSGDRGGEAALVAGDLGPWLDGFPQGSVVYVCFGSQAVLTPAVATALAEALERSAVPFLWAAGDGAVLPEGFEARASAARRGLVVRGWAPQVAILRHAAVGWFMTHCGWNSVLESAAAGVPMLAWPMTADQFVNARLLEDEARVAVRACAGGIGVAPDAGELAAVLAGAVGEGGSAARARAKELAAEAAGATKEGGSSREDLERLVLEIQKL
- the LOC119366059 gene encoding protein COFACTOR ASSEMBLY OF COMPLEX C SUBUNIT B CCB4, chloroplastic-like, with the protein product MEMNLLRSRTFSPLPSTPRPASSQRRRRRLPSITFLPPQPRLPSRGDRVCSRAMQQRQEWVGDWVRSNDTLVRALPILVGGASLLAVLLNRAVSGIAAVSDASSSQSRADILTLALSVTDILAGLVWLSIRPKTISPVAPRGVDCKRVDEDVSSSALRELLWTCDSLTAATCCKSLVVVYGGNCKLQVGVAAASPEDGNAVNVDAQKFMQGSLYKSAMESKKQSYLANLALYPGRTELPFLPTNTQALILQPIGDEGIAVIGGDTIRGFTNLDQAWIAMIADKLDATLSKP